In Deltaproteobacteria bacterium, a genomic segment contains:
- a CDS encoding ABC transporter ATP-binding protein — protein sequence MADIFLRVEQLSKAFPRKGDTLQVLQSVSLEAQKGEFIAIIGPSGCGKSTFFNVLAGLIPPDYGHIFLNGQEVPHLRGRLAYMQQKDLLLPWRNTLDNAILGMEIQGKGKQEARQQARQLLKVFGLEGFADRYPRELSGGMRQRLALMRTILCKKEMLLLDEPFGALDAITRRSLQKWLLKIWSQFGPSVLLVTHDVEEALLLADRIYVMTSRPATIKNSLQIDLERPRRITRPEMVDSKEYLLELLEQENSAY from the coding sequence GTGGCCGATATCTTTCTGCGTGTTGAACAGCTCAGCAAAGCCTTCCCCAGAAAGGGGGACACACTTCAGGTTCTGCAAAGCGTGAGCCTTGAAGCACAGAAGGGAGAGTTCATTGCCATCATAGGACCGAGCGGCTGCGGCAAGAGTACCTTTTTCAATGTCTTGGCAGGGCTTATCCCCCCGGACTACGGCCACATTTTTCTAAACGGCCAGGAGGTCCCTCATCTCCGCGGGCGGCTGGCGTACATGCAGCAGAAGGATCTGCTGCTTCCCTGGCGGAACACCCTTGACAACGCCATTCTAGGAATGGAGATCCAGGGGAAGGGGAAGCAGGAGGCCCGTCAGCAGGCACGGCAGCTCCTGAAAGTGTTTGGACTCGAGGGTTTTGCAGATCGCTATCCTCGTGAACTTTCAGGGGGCATGAGGCAGCGGCTTGCCCTGATGAGGACAATCCTGTGCAAGAAAGAGATGCTGCTGCTGGACGAGCCCTTTGGGGCCCTGGACGCCATAACCAGACGCAGTCTGCAGAAATGGCTCTTGAAGATCTGGAGTCAGTTTGGTCCCTCGGTGCTGCTGGTAACACACGATGTGGAGGAAGCGCTGCTTCTGGCTGACCGGATATATGTGATGACATCCAGGCCCGCTACCATCAAGAATTCGCTGCAAATTGATCTCGAGCGACCGCGTCGTATCACCCGGCCTGAGATGGTCGACAGCAAAGAATACCTTCTGGAGCTGCTGGAGCAAGAAAACTCGGCATACTGA
- a CDS encoding ABC transporter permease — translation MKAKIINALLPTVILVFSGLCWEASVRLFKIPSYVLPGPWKILQAMWQRFDLLALNALVTLTEIALGFLLALIIGLSLAVLIHASRIMERALLPLVISSQTIPVFAIAPLLILWFGYGIGSKVVMTTIIVFFPIVINAVEGLRAADPDTLALLQILEASPTQIFFKVRVPQALPFVFAGIRIGVAVSVIGAVIGEWVGAREGLGYLMIHANAQLQVELVFAAIFWLSILGVVLYALVGALERLLVPWKKDESNVV, via the coding sequence ATGAAAGCGAAAATCATCAATGCCTTATTGCCTACAGTGATCCTGGTATTTTCGGGTCTGTGCTGGGAAGCCTCGGTACGGCTGTTCAAAATACCATCCTATGTGCTTCCCGGCCCCTGGAAGATTCTGCAGGCAATGTGGCAGCGCTTCGATCTTCTTGCCCTCAACGCCCTGGTGACTCTCACGGAGATTGCTCTGGGCTTTCTCCTGGCGCTGATCATTGGACTCTCACTGGCTGTCTTGATTCACGCCTCCAGAATCATGGAGCGAGCCTTGCTGCCGCTGGTCATTTCTTCGCAAACCATCCCGGTGTTTGCCATTGCACCCTTGTTGATATTGTGGTTCGGCTACGGCATAGGCTCCAAAGTTGTGATGACGACCATCATTGTCTTTTTTCCCATAGTTATAAATGCTGTGGAGGGTCTGAGGGCTGCCGACCCGGACACTCTTGCTCTTCTGCAAATCCTCGAGGCATCACCCACACAGATATTCTTCAAGGTGCGGGTGCCACAGGCTCTGCCTTTTGTATTTGCCGGCATCAGGATAGGTGTGGCCGTGAGCGTGATTGGGGCGGTGATTGGAGAGTGGGTTGGCGCTCGCGAAGGACTGGGATATTTGATGATCCATGCAAATGCTCAGCTCCAGGTGGAGCTTGTCTTTGCTGCCATTTTCTGGCTGTCCATCCTGGGTGTAGTTCTCTATGCCCTCGTTGGCGCTCTAGAGCGTTTGCTGGTTCCCTGGAAGAAAGATGAATCAAATGTTGTGTGA
- a CDS encoding ABC transporter substrate-binding protein, with amino-acid sequence MRGMKKVLPILLISLVLCWAPASTTAATDKVTCMLDWFPNPDHAPLYVAQAKGFFAKEGLTVDIMVPADPNDPLKLVAAGKVDFAISYQPSVITARSEGLPVVSIGALVQHPLSCILYLQSSGFKTIADLKGKRVGYSVEPLYRVLFEAVAEKAGLTPADYKIYRVGFNLAPSLLSGKVDAVVGAFRNYEAIQIELEGKKVGIFALEEHGIPDFYELVVITNPAELQTHLDRVRAFMTGLRRGIDFTVSKPSETLEIFMKLHPDLRDELNRRAFWATIPFFKGSPQQESCRWVKLQEFMLARGLIRKTTPVNELIWIGK; translated from the coding sequence ATGAGAGGCATGAAAAAAGTTCTGCCAATTCTGCTCATCAGCCTGGTCTTGTGTTGGGCGCCGGCCTCGACAACAGCAGCCACAGACAAAGTAACTTGCATGCTGGACTGGTTCCCGAATCCGGATCATGCTCCGCTCTATGTGGCCCAGGCAAAGGGGTTTTTTGCCAAAGAGGGGCTGACCGTGGACATCATGGTGCCGGCCGACCCCAATGATCCCCTGAAACTTGTGGCAGCTGGGAAAGTAGATTTTGCCATAAGCTACCAGCCGAGCGTGATTACAGCCCGTTCAGAGGGACTGCCGGTGGTTTCAATAGGGGCCCTGGTACAGCATCCTCTCAGCTGTATCCTTTATCTGCAGTCGTCTGGTTTCAAGACAATTGCAGATCTCAAAGGCAAGCGGGTGGGCTACTCAGTGGAGCCCCTCTATCGTGTGCTGTTCGAGGCGGTGGCTGAAAAGGCGGGGCTCACCCCGGCCGATTACAAGATATATAGAGTAGGCTTCAATCTGGCGCCATCCCTGCTGAGCGGCAAGGTAGATGCTGTGGTGGGTGCTTTCAGGAATTACGAGGCCATTCAGATCGAGTTGGAAGGCAAGAAGGTGGGCATTTTTGCCCTGGAAGAGCATGGTATTCCTGATTTTTATGAGCTGGTTGTCATTACCAATCCCGCAGAACTGCAGACTCACTTGGACAGAGTTCGAGCCTTTATGACAGGCCTCAGGCGCGGCATTGACTTCACTGTCAGCAAACCGTCAGAGACCCTCGAGATCTTTATGAAGCTGCACCCTGATCTCAGAGACGAGCTCAATCGTCGGGCCTTTTGGGCCACCATCCCTTTTTTCAAGGGGAGTCCCCAGCAGGAAAGCTGCCGCTGGGTAAAGCTCCAGGAATTCATGCTTGCCAGAGGACTCATTCGCAAGACAACGCCGGTGAACGAGTTGATCTGGATTGGCAAGTAG
- a CDS encoding VTT domain-containing protein, giving the protein MSVTNFLTFVAHHPHFAYGTIFLIALSESLAFVGLLVPGTVLMFGVGAIIATGSLALKPTLVVATLGAIAGDGISYWLGRHYQHRLLDIWPFKRHPQMLSRGETFFHRHGGKSILFGRFVGPVRPVIPIVAGMLGMQPLKFTLVNILSAIGWAFAYVVPGVFFGASLTLAGAVSARLTVLILLVVTLVWFSIWLCRQLVRLTAHLGPRWLASLRAWLTKKEPVFVVLLPVKRALSFLLLRQKGEEFVVLFLLAVLLLATWGFLGVLQAVLARDPLVQVDQAVLHFFQSLRTPWADHFFVVVTELGDKLVTFSVAAVISLILLSWRCYRAAFYWILTAAGGFCIVRLLKWLLHLPRPVTLYHGTTAFGFPSGHTTMNIIIYGFFVLLIARDLQNFWRWFLVAAAGLLTLAIAFSRLYLGVHWLSDVLGGFLLASAWLALMGIFYIRGGHETVPRQILGLATLVVFVTVGSWHVADRHQKDLGLYSQRHPVQLMKLQTWWASGWQGLPPRRTDLQGKGEQPLTIQWAGSLKDLSQFLLAHGWQRPASINLKVLLNMLSPHTTIQELPLLPNLQEGRLESTLLVQEHGNERWVLRMWPTDVQLQDAGESLWIGTVEVQVSRRLADFITMARDKGDYLRPLLQLSENLEGKFKLRRVFRHLEETSHKRSVSNQQWNGLTLLATSISAMDCLLENIHPFFHQFRLGLATHVAEAKYLPCQGTITSPHHQPSGAQSLIQIFPGPARRNLGSRYCG; this is encoded by the coding sequence ATGTCTGTGACAAATTTTCTCACATTCGTTGCGCATCATCCTCACTTTGCCTACGGGACGATTTTTCTTATTGCCCTTTCAGAATCGCTCGCCTTTGTGGGACTGCTGGTCCCCGGAACTGTGCTCATGTTTGGGGTGGGTGCCATTATTGCCACCGGCAGCCTCGCCCTGAAGCCCACTCTGGTAGTGGCCACACTTGGAGCTATTGCCGGAGATGGCATCAGCTACTGGCTTGGCCGCCACTACCAGCATCGTTTGCTGGACATCTGGCCATTCAAGCGTCATCCCCAAATGTTGTCTCGAGGAGAAACCTTTTTCCACCGCCACGGTGGTAAAAGCATACTCTTTGGTCGTTTCGTCGGTCCGGTGCGGCCCGTAATCCCCATCGTCGCCGGCATGCTGGGCATGCAGCCCCTGAAATTTACCCTGGTCAATATCCTCTCAGCCATTGGTTGGGCCTTCGCCTACGTGGTTCCCGGCGTCTTTTTTGGAGCCTCCCTGACCCTTGCCGGTGCGGTGAGCGCCCGTCTGACTGTGCTCATTCTTCTTGTTGTCACCCTTGTCTGGTTTTCTATCTGGCTTTGCCGTCAGCTCGTCCGTCTGACTGCTCACCTGGGGCCGCGTTGGCTCGCTTCCCTGAGAGCTTGGCTCACAAAAAAAGAGCCCGTCTTTGTGGTGTTGCTTCCTGTAAAACGGGCTCTTTCCTTCCTCCTACTGCGCCAGAAAGGAGAGGAGTTTGTTGTTCTCTTTCTACTCGCAGTGCTGCTGCTTGCCACCTGGGGATTTCTGGGGGTCTTGCAAGCTGTTCTGGCCAGAGATCCACTAGTGCAGGTGGATCAGGCAGTTCTTCATTTCTTCCAGTCTCTGCGGACCCCATGGGCGGATCACTTCTTTGTGGTTGTCACTGAACTTGGCGATAAACTGGTCACTTTCAGCGTGGCCGCGGTAATTTCCCTGATCTTGCTGTCCTGGCGCTGCTATCGGGCTGCATTCTACTGGATACTCACGGCAGCAGGCGGTTTTTGCATTGTCCGCTTGCTAAAATGGCTCCTCCATCTGCCCAGGCCTGTAACCTTGTATCATGGTACCACCGCCTTCGGATTCCCCAGCGGTCATACAACCATGAATATTATCATATATGGCTTCTTCGTCCTCTTGATTGCCAGAGACCTGCAGAACTTCTGGCGCTGGTTCCTCGTGGCAGCTGCTGGCCTGCTCACTCTTGCCATTGCCTTTTCACGTCTCTACCTGGGAGTTCACTGGCTTTCCGACGTGCTTGGCGGCTTTCTGCTGGCCTCAGCCTGGCTTGCTCTCATGGGCATCTTCTATATCAGAGGAGGGCACGAAACAGTGCCGCGGCAAATCCTAGGGCTGGCAACGCTGGTGGTCTTTGTGACGGTAGGATCCTGGCACGTGGCGGACAGACACCAGAAAGATCTGGGCCTGTATAGTCAGCGTCATCCAGTGCAGCTGATGAAATTGCAGACATGGTGGGCAAGCGGCTGGCAAGGACTTCCCCCCAGGAGGACAGACCTGCAAGGCAAAGGAGAACAACCCCTCACCATCCAGTGGGCCGGCTCACTGAAAGATCTGAGCCAGTTTCTCCTTGCTCATGGCTGGCAACGTCCAGCGTCAATTAATTTGAAAGTCTTGCTGAATATGCTTTCTCCCCACACCACCATCCAGGAGCTGCCTCTTTTGCCGAATCTTCAGGAGGGCCGTCTGGAAAGCACCCTACTCGTCCAGGAACATGGAAACGAGCGCTGGGTCTTGCGTATGTGGCCGACAGACGTTCAGTTGCAAGATGCTGGAGAGTCCTTGTGGATAGGAACTGTAGAGGTCCAGGTGTCACGCCGGCTTGCCGATTTTATCACCATGGCAAGAGACAAGGGCGATTACCTGCGCCCTTTGCTTCAGCTGTCTGAAAACCTCGAGGGAAAGTTCAAATTGCGGCGGGTATTCCGTCATCTAGAAGAAACTTCCCATAAACGAAGTGTTTCAAACCAGCAATGGAACGGCCTGACCTTGCTGGCCACCAGCATATCAGCGATGGATTGTCTCCTGGAGAATATCCATCCCTTTTTCCACCAGTTCAGGCTTGGCCTGGCTACCCATGTGGCCGAGGCGAAATACCTTCCCTGCCAGGGGACCATAACTTCCCCCCACCACCAGCCCTCTGGCGCGCAGAGCCTGATCCAGATCTTCCCAGGTCCAGCCAGAAGGAATCTTGGCAGCCGTTACTGTGGGTGA
- a CDS encoding TVP38/TMEM64 family protein → MKLSLPFFNDHKLAWKIARHVVAIALGLAVFAGIGRYVGTYIPPVEKWIQAHPVSGPAVFILLLICSSMFGVPQPLFGLGAGAMFGIFWGTVIMTVGGVMASSIAFYLSGRFFRKRIDKIIAKHPRFAAVRATARQKSVRLQLLLRLTPMNANLLSSILSVSGVDYRTFLLGCIGMVPNFFYMTYIGYAAKHIAKLAGGVAQHYLLHDVAVFSTLTVCIVVMAGVIHMAHKAIQQYEAPASRSTSRPEDSST, encoded by the coding sequence ATGAAATTATCGCTCCCTTTCTTCAACGACCATAAACTGGCGTGGAAAATAGCCAGGCATGTGGTCGCCATCGCCCTGGGTCTTGCCGTGTTCGCCGGCATCGGCCGTTATGTGGGCACTTATATCCCACCAGTCGAAAAGTGGATCCAGGCCCACCCGGTATCAGGACCTGCTGTCTTCATCCTGCTCCTGATTTGCTCCAGCATGTTCGGCGTGCCCCAGCCGTTGTTTGGGCTTGGTGCGGGTGCTATGTTCGGCATTTTCTGGGGCACAGTAATCATGACAGTGGGCGGAGTCATGGCTTCGTCAATCGCCTTTTACCTTTCAGGTCGCTTCTTCCGGAAGCGAATCGACAAGATCATAGCAAAGCACCCCAGATTCGCAGCTGTCCGAGCCACTGCCCGGCAAAAAAGCGTGCGTTTGCAACTCTTGCTCCGACTTACTCCCATGAATGCCAATCTGTTGAGCAGTATCCTTTCCGTCTCGGGCGTCGACTACCGCACATTTCTTCTGGGGTGCATCGGTATGGTGCCAAATTTTTTTTACATGACCTATATTGGCTATGCTGCCAAGCATATTGCCAAACTGGCTGGCGGAGTCGCTCAGCATTACTTGCTGCACGATGTTGCAGTATTTTCAACTCTCACAGTGTGTATCGTGGTGATGGCTGGTGTAATCCATATGGCCCACAAGGCCATCCAGCAATACGAAGCACCAGCCTCAAGGTCGACCAGCAGGCCTGAAGACAGCTCGACCTAG
- a CDS encoding protein kinase: MSNQKGLLQIGTVLSDKWVILELIGKGGMGEVYQAHQLNLKRDVAIKIISQQWLRSLDGDTEEIQDALKRFLREVQLMAQIRHPNVVQIYDYGSADIEKNGAELHVEYIVMEYIPGATLRFTFSQEGFYPDEEAIKDWIRDYFLPVLDGVQAIHEMGIVHRDLKPENVLLDGRTPKIADLGLARSSRLRPVTRSVDVKGTPPYMSPEHFFDLKSTDQRADIYSLGKILYEAVSGKQPADSLPFKSVKLANTETIFLQELDKIIQNATAEEREDRISSVAVFKQALLEVLDGEVSASATPLTTSTAAETAGWNRQLIAVMLSLIIVGLVGTGIFVFYNQNKQPAGELQPSLHDTAPMQAGEESGPSTPLADQQGSLPLKLQGKDGVTLRLVPGGSLVLPVYLQSAQGKSVNVAPFYMDETQVTNHQYVEFLNHYDLGKLQIKGGVVRHEDGTIWLLLGEVLGGYEPIVFRDGKFQLNDPGYAASPVLRVTAYGAAAYASFYGRRLPTEVEWLFAAGERSGSEKALPPQGAQGQSWQDMDMMMNMMDKMHGKSAAPPGESRDSAFLPTPVILGEPNVYGIRGLNADIGEWGVGTIVKSTTGKKAKTSYVVLGWHWNTPEKGGALPAILLRHPWEAFEEVGFRCAMDAPSR; the protein is encoded by the coding sequence ATGAGCAATCAGAAAGGTCTTCTCCAGATTGGCACAGTACTCAGTGACAAATGGGTAATTCTCGAGCTCATTGGCAAGGGAGGCATGGGCGAGGTCTACCAGGCACATCAGCTCAATCTGAAGCGTGATGTGGCCATCAAGATCATTTCCCAGCAATGGCTGCGCTCTCTCGACGGCGATACGGAAGAGATCCAGGATGCCCTCAAACGCTTCCTCCGGGAGGTTCAGTTGATGGCCCAGATCCGCCATCCTAATGTCGTGCAAATCTATGACTACGGCTCCGCAGACATAGAAAAAAATGGAGCAGAGCTCCATGTCGAATATATTGTTATGGAATACATTCCAGGTGCAACTCTGCGATTCACTTTTTCGCAGGAAGGCTTCTATCCTGATGAGGAAGCAATCAAGGACTGGATACGGGACTATTTCCTGCCTGTGCTCGATGGCGTGCAGGCCATACACGAGATGGGCATAGTTCACCGCGACCTGAAGCCAGAAAATGTCTTGCTGGATGGCCGCACTCCCAAGATTGCTGATCTCGGCCTGGCACGGTCATCTCGTCTACGTCCCGTAACCCGTTCCGTAGATGTCAAAGGAACGCCGCCTTATATGTCACCAGAACACTTTTTTGATCTGAAGAGTACGGACCAGCGAGCCGACATCTATTCTCTGGGCAAGATCCTTTATGAAGCCGTCAGCGGCAAGCAACCCGCCGACTCCCTTCCCTTCAAATCTGTGAAGTTGGCCAATACGGAAACAATCTTCCTGCAAGAACTGGACAAGATCATCCAGAATGCCACTGCAGAAGAAAGAGAAGACAGAATCTCCTCTGTGGCAGTCTTCAAACAGGCCCTCCTGGAGGTGCTCGACGGTGAGGTGAGCGCCTCCGCCACCCCTTTAACAACGAGCACAGCAGCGGAAACAGCTGGCTGGAACAGGCAGCTTATAGCAGTGATGCTCTCACTTATTATTGTCGGGCTCGTGGGCACCGGCATATTTGTGTTCTATAACCAGAATAAACAGCCAGCAGGCGAACTGCAGCCTTCGCTGCACGATACTGCGCCGATGCAGGCGGGTGAAGAGAGTGGACCGAGCACTCCCCTCGCCGACCAGCAAGGCTCCCTGCCGCTGAAGTTACAGGGCAAAGATGGGGTCACTCTGCGGCTGGTCCCTGGCGGCAGCCTCGTTCTGCCCGTATATCTGCAGTCGGCGCAGGGCAAGTCAGTAAATGTGGCTCCCTTTTACATGGATGAAACACAGGTGACGAATCACCAGTATGTGGAGTTCCTGAATCATTATGACCTTGGCAAACTCCAGATAAAGGGAGGAGTAGTCCGCCATGAAGATGGAACCATCTGGCTGCTCCTTGGTGAAGTGCTCGGGGGATACGAACCTATAGTGTTTCGGGATGGCAAGTTTCAATTGAATGATCCCGGCTATGCAGCATCTCCCGTACTTCGCGTTACAGCATATGGAGCTGCTGCCTACGCCAGTTTTTATGGCAGAAGATTGCCCACTGAAGTGGAGTGGCTATTTGCAGCAGGGGAAAGGAGCGGCAGCGAAAAGGCATTGCCGCCGCAAGGTGCTCAGGGGCAGTCTTGGCAAGACATGGACATGATGATGAACATGATGGACAAGATGCATGGCAAAAGTGCAGCACCGCCTGGAGAATCCAGAGATTCGGCCTTTTTGCCCACCCCCGTCATTCTGGGCGAACCGAACGTTTATGGGATTCGGGGTTTAAATGCGGACATTGGGGAATGGGGTGTTGGAACCATAGTCAAATCCACCACTGGGAAAAAAGCAAAGACCAGCTATGTCGTCCTGGGTTGGCACTGGAATACTCCCGAAAAAGGCGGTGCTCTGCCAGCCATACTGCTCCGGCATCCCTGGGAAGCTTTTGAAGAAGTGGGATTTCGCTGCGCCATGGATGCCCCGAGTAGGTAG